The nucleotide window CATGAAGAGCTTGATACTTGGCGAGAGAATTTTAAAGGAGTACAACATCATCACGTGACAACTAATTTCATATTGACAGGCGCAGTTGATGATCTCTGGATAGTGCCAAGCGGGGAGCTTATTGTTGTGGACTACAAGGCGACAAGTAAGAATAGCCAAGTGGGAATAGATGCCGAATGGCAGGGGGGGTACAAGCGTCAAATGGAGTTTTATCAATGGTTGTTACGCCAGAATGGTTTTGCCGTATCACCGACAGGGTATTTTGTCTACTGTAATGGCAGGAGAGACCGTGATGGATTTAATGCCAAGCTTGATTTTGATATTTCCGTCATTCCATATACCGGCAGCGATGCATGGGTAGAGCCAACACTTCAACGCATTCGTAGTGCACTTCTGTCTGCCAAGCCCCCGACACCATCTGCACAGTGTGATTATTGTTCGTATCGTAAGAATGCCCACACAGCGCTTGGAGGTAGCGTATGAACGCGGCAATGATTGAAAAAATCAAGTCTGATGCGCTTAGCTCACTAGAACGTGCGGCAAGCACTGTGGAGCTTGAACAGCTTGAACTCACGCTGTTTGGCAGAAAAACAGGGACGATAACTGATTTATTGAAATCCATCAAGTCACTACCGGACGAAGAAAAAAAATCCATCGGACATCGAATAAACGAATTAAAAAACTCTCTTCTGCATGCGCTCGAGGAAAAAAAAGCAAGCCTTATTGAACGTAGCGAAGGCGAAACTCCCTTTGATGCTACAGAACCCTATATTGGAGAAAGGGCACGAGGGTCATTACACCCCATTACACATATTCAGCAAGAACTCGAGATGTTTTTTACCCAACTTGGCTTTTTGGTATTAGATGGGCCCGAGCTTGATTCAGAGTACTATAATTTCGAATCGTTGAATATTCCAGCCGATCACCCTGCACGGGACATGCAAGATACGTTTTATATCAAAGATCACCCCGGTATGCTGATGCGCACACAGACTTCTGCCGTGCAGGTGCGGGCAATGCGTGAGTATGGTGCGCCGCTTTCAGCTATTGTTCCCGGGCGATGTTTTCGTAATGAAGCAACCGACGCGCGGCACGAACATACGTTTTATCAACTTGAAGGGTTTGTTGTGGGAAAGAAAATCACCTTTTCCCATCTCAAGGGCATTCTCGAAGCTGTGGCGCGTTACTTGTATGGACAAAAGACTGAACTTCGATTGCTCCCGAAATTCTATCCATTCGTGGAGCCGGGTGTGAGAGGGGAGGTAACGTGCATGCTGTGTTCGGGCAAGGGGTGCCGCGTATGCAAGCAGTCGGGGTTTTTGGAAATATTCGGCGCGGGCATGATCCATCCGAATGTTTTGCGTGAAGGAGGGTTGGATCCCGCGCATATTTCAGGACTTGCATTTGGTCTTGGCCTCACGCGCCTTGCAATGCTAAAATATGCCATTCCGGATGTGAGACTGCTGCAAAGCGGGAATCTTGATTTTTTGAAACAATTTTAATCCTATGCTTCTTTCTAAAGAGTGGCTACAGGAATTTGTAGCACTACCAAAAAATCTTTCGGATGAGGAAATAGCTCGGCGGCTTTCACTCTGTACTGTTGAGGTAGAGCGGATACAGAAAGGCGCTTCACAGGACTGGAACGCTATTGTTATCGGAGAAATCGTTGAACTCAAACCCCATCCGAATGCAGATCGATTGCGTCTTGTCATGACGCGCATTTCAGAAAAACAACAACCCCTTGTTATTGTGTGTGGCGGAAGTAATCTTAGCGTTGGAATGAAGGTTGTTGTAGCATTGCCCGGTAGTCATGTACGTTGGCACGGCGAGGGAGAGCCTGTTGAGCTCACATTGACTCAAATACGGGGCGTTACAAGCGAAGGCATGATTTGTGCGGCAAGCGAGGTAGGATTGTCTGATCGGTATCCTGCAACGAGTGAACATGAAATTCTTGACCTTTCTTTTCTTTCGGTAAAGCCGGGAACACCACTGACTGATGCGCTTGGAGCGGCGGATACCATTTTTGATGTGGATAATAAATCATTAAGCAACCGGCCGGATCTCTGGGGGCATCGCGGTATGGCGCGTGAATTGGGCGCTGTGTTGCAAGTACCTTTTTCTGATAAAAAAATTCCACTCATCAAATCCTCGTCACAGATTAAACTCAGCTGTACCGTAGAAGAGAAAAAATTGTGTACGAGGTACATGGCTGTAGTAATAGAGGGTGTGTCTACAATGTCCTCGCCTTCCTGGATGCAGCAACGTTTACGTTCATGCGGTGTGCGCCCCATCAATGCCATTGTCGATGTGACGAATTATGTAATGCTTGAATACGGACAACCGATGCATGCATTTGATTATGCTCGTATCAAAGAAAAGAATGGAGATGTAAAACTGCACGTTCGCCGTGCAAAGAAGGGGGAATCTATCCGCGCGCTCGATGGAAAGGAGTATGTACTTTCGCCGGAAATGCTACTTATTGCAAAGAGTAGTGATGTATTGGCGATTGCGGGAATCATGGGTGGTGAGAAAAGCGGAATTGATGATTCGACAACAACCATCGTTCTCGAAGCAGCTCATTTTAATGCATCTTCGATTCGAAAGACATCTTCAGCGATCAAGCTTGCTTCTGAAAGTTCGCGAAGATTTGAGAAGCATCTCGATCCGTTACTCACCGAAACAGCATTGCGTAGAGCGTGTGAGCTCTATTCCCTTTTGTTTCCTTCAAGCAAGGCTGTAAGTAAGGTGTGTGATACTTTTACACAAAAAGAAAAACCTCTTACCATCACCCTCTCAGATGCTCTTATAGAATCAAAACTTGGAATGCGTATTCCACAGTCTAAAGCAGCAACACTGCTTAAGCGTCTGGGTTTTGGATTAACAAAGAAGGGGTTGGCGTATAGTGTGGTTGTTCCCAGTTTTCGAAAGAAAGATATTAGTATCCCCGAGGACGTCATTGAAGAAATTATTCGTCTGATAGGCTATGACAGCATTCCGTCCGTAGTGCCGCCGTCGTATTCGCGGATGCCCAAAAACAATTCCTTTTCTTTATTTGTTACGGCGCTTAAGCAGCAGTTGAGTTCTGAGTACCATTTTAATGAAGTGCATAACTACGCATTTGTCACTCCTTTTGTGCTTCGTGCCGGCGGGTATGTGCCCGAGGAACACATCACGCTCTCAAACCCTTATTCTGATGAACGTCCCTATCTGTGTAAAAGCCTCATCCCAAATTTGTTGGAAGATATTGAAAAGAATCAGGAACGACATGAACGCATTGCATTATTCGAAATTGCGAGAGTATTCACCGACGAATTGCAACAACCCTACCATTTATCATGCGTTCTTTCATTACCTCGCGATCCACAGGCATTTGCTTTTCTGAAGAGTGTCATTGTGTCGGTGCTGAGGTGTAGGGGATTTGATATTTCTCCACGTGTGTTGAGTGAACCCCTTGCTTGGTCATCGCACTTCCGAGGTGTTGGGCTGTATTGTAATACGGCGCGCATTGGATCGATTGCTGTCGTAGACAAGTCAGTATGTGCAAAACTTGGCATTGAACGTGATGTTGTTGCTTGCGAAGTTGATTTGTCGCTTGTGCACTCCTTGCCGCGCCACGATCGTAGCATTCAACAGCCGCACGCATATCCTGCAGTACTGAGAGATGTGACATTTGTACTCGATGAGGGTGTACGCTATACGGATGTATCGGCAATGCTCACTTCCGCCCATCCTCTGATCGAGAGCGTAGAGCCATTTGATATTTATCGCGGTGAGCAAGTGGGAAGCGGTAAAAAAAGCTTTTCATTCCATATTACTTATCGTTCTTCGGCGCGCACTCTTGCTGCCGCAGAAGCGGACAAGGCCCATATCGAAGCTATTGCTCTTCTTGAAAAAAAATTCAATGCAGTACTGCGTTGATAGTAACATTACCACTATATGCTAGATATCAAAAGTATTCGTGAAAACGCCCAGGAGCTTCAAATGGCAGCACGCAATAAGGGTATTGACCTTGATGTTTCCAAGCTTCTTGAACTTGACGAAAAACGCCGGCACTTGTTGGGTGAAATTGAATCTTTAAAAGCGCAAAAAAATGCAATTAATAAAGAAATTATTGGGGCATCTCAGGATGAAAAAAAAGCAATATTGATACGTGCACAGGGCATCAAAGAGCAGCTCGAACTGCTTGATGGTGAGTATGCAATCACACATACTGCATTTGAAGAGCTCATGGTTCGCGTGCCTACGATTCCGTCTCCCGATACGCCGATTGGAAAATCGTCAGAAGATAATGTTGAAGTGGAACGGCATGGAGAGCTGCCACAGTTTGATTTCGCTCCCAAGGATCATGTGCAGCTTGGTAAAGATCTTGGCATTCTCGATTTGGAACGCGGTGTGAAAGTGAGCGGTTTTCGTGGATACTATGTAAAAGGGGATGGCGTGCTGTTGATGATGGGGTTTATTATGTATGCCCTGCAGAAGCTTGCCGCAAAGGGATACCAATTGATGATTCCCCCGACAATTGCAAAAGAATTTGTATTATTTGGTAGCGGTTATTTTAAAGGCGGTACCTATGATGAAGACACAGATGAGATCTATGAGCTTGCTTCAGGAGAAAAAGACCGTGAAGGGAAACGCCAGCAAAAATTTCTTATCGGCACCGCAGAGCCATCACTATTGGCGTACCATGCGGATGAAGTGTTGAAAGAAAAAGATCTACCGCTTCGCTTTACGGGCTTTAGCCAGTGCTATCGCAGCGAGATCGGCAGTTATAGCAAGGACTTGAAAGGAATCTATCGCGTCCATGAATTTATGAAAGTTGAGCAAGTCGTCCTCTGTAGGGCAGATATTGAAGAAAGCGACCGCATCCTTAATGAACTGGTCCAGAATGCAAAGGAGCTTCATGAAGATTTGAGATTGCCGTACCGACTACTGCAGATCTGTACCGGCGACATGGCTCCCGGCAAATACAAATCCTTTGATATCGAAGCATGGATGCCGGGAAAAGGCTCGTATGGCGAGACTGGCACCGCATCAAATTTTGTGGATTGGCAGGCGCGCCGGCTGAACGTGAAATATACAACCAGTGAAGGCAAAAATGTGCCGGTATTCATGCTCAACAATACCGCACTTCCGACTCCGCGTATTTTTATATCCATTTTAGAAAATTACCAACAAAAAGACGGTAGTGTGAGAGTGCCTAAAGTATTAGTACCCTTTGTCGGTAAAGAAATAATACGACCAACTTCAGCTACATAGATATTCTTTCTCTATAACGCTTCCGCATTAGTGTACGAAGGACTTACGGGTCCCGGGTCGTTCGCATAACTCATCCTCGATTTTCTCGGATTCAAACAGACGCTCACTCCTTCCCGTAAGCACGCTTCATACAGTCTAATGCTCTCGCTAGATATTCGAAAGAATATCTATATAGCTTAAAGTTCTTAAATCAGATTATGAAATCTTCTTTTGTTACCCCTTTGTTTGAAAAATTTGCCAAAGAGCAAGGCATAGAAATGCTTGTTGAGCCGATGTATCGCTTCGTTGCTCAGTTGGTGTTTCCTAGTGGAGATAGGCGCTATGTGAGTACGCATATTGATGGTGTAAATGGCGCTGGAGCAACCGAAATTGCCCGTGACAAAACCTATGCTTTATTTTTTTTGAAAACCATGGGTTATAGCGTTCCCGAAGGAAGAGCATTTTTTTCTCGTGCCTATGCCGATTATCTTGGAAGCGACCAAGATTCTCAAGCTGCGTGGAGCTATGCTCAACAGCTTGGTTTGCCGATTATTCTTAAACCGAATAGCAAAAGCCAGGGGAGGGGAGTATGGAAAATTCACTCTAAGCAAGAATTTGACGCAAGTCTGCATGACCTCGACAAATGGGTAGATATTTATCGCATTGAACGCTACTGCACCGGGAGGGATTACCGTATGGTCATTTATAAAGGTGAGCTCATTTGTGCGTATAAACGCGTGCCGTTGAACGTTTGCGGTAATGGCAGGTCGAACATTCGAGAATTGCTACAAGAAAAAAAGATGTGCCTTGATCAATCTGGTCGGCAGTCAACACTCGATGTACACGATAGGCGCATTGCATGGTCGCTAAGTCGGAATATGCTTTCGTTCGATTCCATTCTTGAGGAGGGAAGAATGTTCTTGCTTCTTGGCAATGCAAATTCCTCAAGCGGCGGAGATATTCGCGACGTAACAGAAACTATTCATGAATCATTTGTTGCATGCGCAAAAAAGTGTGCACGCGATATGGGTCTTACGCTCTGCGGTTTGGATATGCTTATTGATGGAGATGGTTCTTGCGTCGCTCCATCTACGATAATCGAAATAAACGCAGGGCCGGGATTGGCGAACTATGCATCATTGGGAGAGGTGCAGTATTCGCGCGTTGAAGCACTGTATCGAACGATTTTTGATTCGCTGATTCTTCCTACTACATCACCTCAATAATCGGCATGCCAAGAAGTTCTATGCCTTTCCTGAGCGTTGCAGCAATTTCTTTGATAACGCAAAGGCGCATTGCTTGAATCGTAGCATTGCCTTGGATAACGCGATTATGCGTGTAATAGGTGTTTGTTTTCTTTGCCAATGTCATGAGGTATTTTGCCAGGATATCCGGCTTATTGGCAGCAATGACATCTTCAAGTACATCTCTAAAATGCGCCAGCTGGATAATCACCGAATGTTCTTCATTTCCAAGTGCGGTTAGAAGCGATGCTGTTCGCTGTGGTTTAGGGGATGGTGCTTTTTGTAGAATGCTTTTGA belongs to Patescibacteria group bacterium and includes:
- a CDS encoding PD-(D/E)XK nuclease family protein, whose product is MAFPYKRTLFDPQSKDPYKLSRSKIELFIQCPHCFYLDRRLGVSQPAGFPFNLNSAVDHLLKKEFDYYRALGQRHPLMEQNDIDALPFAHEELDTWRENFKGVQHHHVTTNFILTGAVDDLWIVPSGELIVVDYKATSKNSQVGIDAEWQGGYKRQMEFYQWLLRQNGFAVSPTGYFVYCNGRRDRDGFNAKLDFDISVIPYTGSDAWVEPTLQRIRSALLSAKPPTPSAQCDYCSYRKNAHTALGGSV
- the pheS gene encoding phenylalanine--tRNA ligase subunit alpha; protein product: MNAAMIEKIKSDALSSLERAASTVELEQLELTLFGRKTGTITDLLKSIKSLPDEEKKSIGHRINELKNSLLHALEEKKASLIERSEGETPFDATEPYIGERARGSLHPITHIQQELEMFFTQLGFLVLDGPELDSEYYNFESLNIPADHPARDMQDTFYIKDHPGMLMRTQTSAVQVRAMREYGAPLSAIVPGRCFRNEATDARHEHTFYQLEGFVVGKKITFSHLKGILEAVARYLYGQKTELRLLPKFYPFVEPGVRGEVTCMLCSGKGCRVCKQSGFLEIFGAGMIHPNVLREGGLDPAHISGLAFGLGLTRLAMLKYAIPDVRLLQSGNLDFLKQF
- the pheT gene encoding phenylalanine--tRNA ligase subunit beta; translated protein: MLLSKEWLQEFVALPKNLSDEEIARRLSLCTVEVERIQKGASQDWNAIVIGEIVELKPHPNADRLRLVMTRISEKQQPLVIVCGGSNLSVGMKVVVALPGSHVRWHGEGEPVELTLTQIRGVTSEGMICAASEVGLSDRYPATSEHEILDLSFLSVKPGTPLTDALGAADTIFDVDNKSLSNRPDLWGHRGMARELGAVLQVPFSDKKIPLIKSSSQIKLSCTVEEKKLCTRYMAVVIEGVSTMSSPSWMQQRLRSCGVRPINAIVDVTNYVMLEYGQPMHAFDYARIKEKNGDVKLHVRRAKKGESIRALDGKEYVLSPEMLLIAKSSDVLAIAGIMGGEKSGIDDSTTTIVLEAAHFNASSIRKTSSAIKLASESSRRFEKHLDPLLTETALRRACELYSLLFPSSKAVSKVCDTFTQKEKPLTITLSDALIESKLGMRIPQSKAATLLKRLGFGLTKKGLAYSVVVPSFRKKDISIPEDVIEEIIRLIGYDSIPSVVPPSYSRMPKNNSFSLFVTALKQQLSSEYHFNEVHNYAFVTPFVLRAGGYVPEEHITLSNPYSDERPYLCKSLIPNLLEDIEKNQERHERIALFEIARVFTDELQQPYHLSCVLSLPRDPQAFAFLKSVIVSVLRCRGFDISPRVLSEPLAWSSHFRGVGLYCNTARIGSIAVVDKSVCAKLGIERDVVACEVDLSLVHSLPRHDRSIQQPHAYPAVLRDVTFVLDEGVRYTDVSAMLTSAHPLIESVEPFDIYRGEQVGSGKKSFSFHITYRSSARTLAAAEADKAHIEAIALLEKKFNAVLR
- the serS gene encoding serine--tRNA ligase; amino-acid sequence: MLDIKSIRENAQELQMAARNKGIDLDVSKLLELDEKRRHLLGEIESLKAQKNAINKEIIGASQDEKKAILIRAQGIKEQLELLDGEYAITHTAFEELMVRVPTIPSPDTPIGKSSEDNVEVERHGELPQFDFAPKDHVQLGKDLGILDLERGVKVSGFRGYYVKGDGVLLMMGFIMYALQKLAAKGYQLMIPPTIAKEFVLFGSGYFKGGTYDEDTDEIYELASGEKDREGKRQQKFLIGTAEPSLLAYHADEVLKEKDLPLRFTGFSQCYRSEIGSYSKDLKGIYRVHEFMKVEQVVLCRADIEESDRILNELVQNAKELHEDLRLPYRLLQICTGDMAPGKYKSFDIEAWMPGKGSYGETGTASNFVDWQARRLNVKYTTSEGKNVPVFMLNNTALPTPRIFISILENYQQKDGSVRVPKVLVPFVGKEIIRPTSAT
- a CDS encoding cyanophycin synthetase, with product MKSSFVTPLFEKFAKEQGIEMLVEPMYRFVAQLVFPSGDRRYVSTHIDGVNGAGATEIARDKTYALFFLKTMGYSVPEGRAFFSRAYADYLGSDQDSQAAWSYAQQLGLPIILKPNSKSQGRGVWKIHSKQEFDASLHDLDKWVDIYRIERYCTGRDYRMVIYKGELICAYKRVPLNVCGNGRSNIRELLQEKKMCLDQSGRQSTLDVHDRRIAWSLSRNMLSFDSILEEGRMFLLLGNANSSSGGDIRDVTETIHESFVACAKKCARDMGLTLCGLDMLIDGDGSCVAPSTIIEINAGPGLANYASLGEVQYSRVEALYRTIFDSLILPTTSPQ